From the genome of Denticeps clupeoides chromosome 4, fDenClu1.1, whole genome shotgun sequence, one region includes:
- the pitrm1 gene encoding presequence protease, mitochondrial isoform X2, whose translation MFRQCRTVLRRLRDLSLQGRNPWRWNSSSAAQRALQYEAGQKIHGFTVQEVTSVPDLFLTAVKLTHDGTGAQYLHAARDDKNNLFSVQFRTTPMDSTGVPHILEHTVLCGSQKYPCRDPFFKMLNRSLSTFMNAFTASDYTMYPFSTQNAKDFQNLLSVYLDAVFFPCLREMDFWQEGWRLENENPQDPSSPVVFKGVVFNEMKGAFSNNEQVYAQHLQNKLLPDHTYSVVSGGEPLSIPDLTWEQLKEFHQTHYHPSNARFFTYGDLPLEQHLKQIHEEALVKFERTEPNTAVPPQTQWTNPREGHVTCSPDSMAPDPTRQNTVCVSYLLADITDTFESFTLNLLSSLMVSGPNSPFYKALIEPKIGSDFSSVVGYDGSTRQASFSIGLQGVAESDIESVKHIISHTVDDIIANGFEEEQIEALLHKIEIQMKHQSTSFGLSLASYIASCWNHDGDPVKLLQISQHVSQFRQCLKDNPRYLEDKVQQYFKNNSHRLTLSMSPDDSYLEKQAQAEDSKLHQKTQSLTESQRQDIYKKGLELLSVQSATQDASCLPALKVTDIESTIQYTPVQISTAGCVPVQYCEQPTNGMVYFRALCSLNSLPEDLRDYVPLFCSVITKLGCGNMDYRQQAQRMELKTGGMSVTPQVLPDLEDLDVYEQGVLLSSSCLEKNLPEMLHLWTEVFNSPHFDDEERLKVLVMMAAQELANGISYSGHMYAMTHAARCLTPTADLQEAFTGMHQVKFMKRIAESPDLTHILRKLPRIKRHLLNPDYMRCAVNAAPQKVSDAAVQVERFVGDIGSNRKERRPVRPHITERVLDPHASPGSSQSQKLISEPHFKPCQMKTFFQLPFPVNFVSECVRTVPFMHKDYASLCILARMMSAKFLHGEIREKGGAYGGGAKMGAGGLFSFYSYRDPNSMATLSAFRGGVEWARSGKFSQQDIDEAKLSIFSAVDAPVAPSDKGLSRFLSGLTDEMRQQHRERLFAVAERDLIDVASRYLGFGQRTCGVAILGPENDIIKKDPSWVVK comes from the exons ATGTTCCGACAGTGTCGCACGGTGTTGAGGAGACTCAGAGACCTGAG CCTCCAGGGCCGGAACCCGTGGAGGTGGAACAGCAGCTCAGCTGCTCAGAGGGCCCTGCAGTATGAGGCTGGACAGAAGATCCACGGCTTCACTGTGCAGGAG GTCACCTCAGTCCCTGATCTTTTTCTGACTGCAGTTAAACTCACCCATGATGGCACAGGTGCCCAGTACCTACATGCAGCACGAGATGACAAGAACAACTTGTTCAG CGTTCAGTTCCGGACCACTCCTATGGACAGTACAGGGGTTCCTCACATCCTGGAGCACACAGTACTGTGTGGATCTCAGAAATACCCCTGCAGAGACCCCTTCTTCAAGATGCTCAACAGATCCCTCTCCACATTCATGAATGCTTTCACAG CTAGTGACTACACCATGTATCCCTTTTCTACTCAAAATGCAAAAGACTTCCAGAACCTTCTCTCTGTCTACCTGGATGCTGTTTTCTTCCCTTGTCTGCGAGAAATGGACTTCTG GCAGGAAGGCTGGCGGCTGGAGAACGAGAACCCCCAGGACCCCTCCTCTCCTGTAGTGTTTAAAGGTGTGGTCTTCAATGAGATGAAGGGCGCCTTT TCAAATAATGAACAGGTTTATGCTCAGCATCTACAAAATAAACTGCTGCCAGACCACACCTATTCTGTGGTGTCAGGAGGAGAACCTCTGTCCATTCCAGATCTGACCTGGGAACAGCTGAAAGAGTTCCACCAAACACACTACCACCCCAGTAACGCACG GTTCTTCACATATGGGGATCTCCCTCTAGAGCAGCATCTCAAACAAATCCATGAAGAGGCGCTGGTCAAGTTTGAACGAACAGAACCGAACACTGCAGTACCACCACAGACACAGTGGACCAATCCG AGagaaggtcatgtgacctgcagcCCTGATTCAATGGCACCAGATCCCACAAGGCAAAACACCGTCTGTGTCAGCTATCTGCTGGCAGA caTCACAGACACTTTTGAGTCCTTTACCCTGAATCTGTTGTCCTCCCTCATGGTGTCTGGACCAAACTCTCCATTTTATAAAGCTCTGATTGAGCCCAAGATTGGCTCTGACTTCTCCTCTGTTGTGGG GTATGATGGCAGCACTAGACAAGCATCATTCAGCATCGGACTGCAGGGAGTGGCCGAGTCTGACATTGAAAGCGTCAAGCACATTATCAGCCACACCGTTGATGACATCATTGC gaATGGGTTTGAGGAGGAGCAGATTGAAGCGCTGCTGCATAAGATTGAGATCCAAATGAAGCACCAGTCTACCAGCTTTGGCCTGTCCCTTGCTTCT tATATAGCTTCTTGCTGGAATCATGATGGTGACCCAGTGAAGCTGCTTCAGATTAGTCAACATGTCTCACAGTTCAGACAGTGTCTGAAAGACAACCCACGCTACCTAGAGGACAAGGTCCAGCAGTACTTTAAG AATAACAGCCACAGGCTGACCCTGTCCATGAGCCCAGATGACTCCTATCTGGAGAAGCAGGCCCAGGCTGAGGATTCCAAACTCCACCAGAAGACTCAGAGTCTTACCGAGAGCCAGCGCCAAGACATCTACAAGAAGG gtTTGGAGCTCCTCTCTGTTCAAAGTGCCACACAAGATGCCTCCTGTTTACCTGCTCTAAAGGTTACAGACATTGAATCCACCATTCAGTACACTCCTGTACAGATAAGCACAGCAG GTTGCGTGCCTGTGCAGTACTGTGAGCAGCCCACTAATGGCATGGTGTATTTCAGAGCCCTCTGCAGCCTTAACTCCCTCCCTGAGGACCTGAGGGACTACGTCCCGCTCTTCTGTAGTGTCATCACCAA GTTAGGTTGTGGGAACATGGATTATCGACAGCAGGCCCAGCGGATGGAGCTGAAAACTGGAGGGATGTCTGTTACACCACAGGTCTTACCCGATCTTGAAGACCTAGATGTGTATGAACAG GGTGTCCTCCTCTCTTCATCTTGTCTGGAGAAGAACTTACCTGAGATGTTGCACCTTTGGACTGAGGTCTTCAACAG CCCTCACTTTGATGATGAGGAGAGACTAAAGGTGCTGGTGATGATGGCAGCACAAGAACTAGCCAATGGGATCTCTTATTCTGGTCACATGTACGCAATGACCCATGCAGCCCGCTGTCTCACCCCCACAGCTGATCTGCAGGAGGCCTTCACCGGAATGCACCAG GTGAAATTCATGAAGAGAATTGCTGAGTCACCTGATCTGACCCACATTTTGCGCAAGCTGCCCCGAATCAAGAGACACCTCCTAAATCCAGACTATATGAG GTGTGCAGTTAATGCGGCACCTCAGAAGGTGTCTGACGCTGCTGTGCAGGTAGAGAGGTTTGTGGGAGATATTGGCAGCAATAGGAAGGAACGCAGGCCTGTACGTCCACACATTACTGAG aGGGTACTGGACCCTCATGCTTCTCCAGGCTCATCCCAATCTCAAAAACTCATATCC GAGCCGCACTTCAAACCATGTCAGATGAAGACCTTCTTCCAGCTGCCCTTCCCTGTCAactttgtgagtgagtgtgtgcgcacTGTGCCCTTCATGCACAAGGACTATGCCAG TCTGTGTATTCTTGCCAGAATGATGAGTGCCAAGTTCCTGCATGGAGAGATCCGAGAGAAGGGTGGGGCTTATGGGGGTGGAGCCAAAATGGGAGCAGGTGGTCTGTTCTCTTTTTACTCCTACAG ggaccCGAACTCCATGGCAACCCTGTCAGCATTCCGTGGTGGTGTGGAGTGGGCAAGATCTGGAAAGTTCTCCCAACAGGACATAGATGAGGCCAAGTTGTCTATCTTCTCTGCAGTAGATGCTCCTGTTGCGCCGTCAGACAAAG GTTTGAGTCGGTTTCTTAGTGGGCTTACAGATGAGATGAGGCAGCAGCACCGGGAGCGCCTGTTTGCTGTGGCTGAAAGGGACCTGATCGATGTTGCCAGCAG GTATTTGGGTTTTGGTCAGCGAACATGTGGCGTGGCCATTTTGGGTCCAGAAAATGACATTATCAAGAAAGATCCTTCTTGGGTTGTCAAATAA
- the pitrm1 gene encoding presequence protease, mitochondrial isoform X1: protein MFRQCRTVLRRLRDLSLQGRNPWRWNSSSAAQRALQYEAGQKIHGFTVQEVTSVPDLFLTAVKLTHDGTGAQYLHAARDDKNNLFSVQFRTTPMDSTGVPHILEHTVLCGSQKYPCRDPFFKMLNRSLSTFMNAFTASDYTMYPFSTQNAKDFQNLLSVYLDAVFFPCLREMDFWQEGWRLENENPQDPSSPVVFKGVVFNEMKGAFSNNEQVYAQHLQNKLLPDHTYSVVSGGEPLSIPDLTWEQLKEFHQTHYHPSNARFFTYGDLPLEQHLKQIHEEALVKFERTEPNTAVPPQTQWTNPREGHVTCSPDSMAPDPTRQNTVCVSYLLADITDTFESFTLNLLSSLMVSGPNSPFYKALIEPKIGSDFSSVVGYDGSTRQASFSIGLQGVAESDIESVKHIISHTVDDIIANGFEEEQIEALLHKIEIQMKHQSTSFGLSLASYIASCWNHDGDPVKLLQISQHVSQFRQCLKDNPRYLEDKVQQYFKNNSHRLTLSMSPDDSYLEKQAQAEDSKLHQKTQSLTESQRQDIYKKGLELLSVQSATQDASCLPALKVTDIESTIQYTPVQISTAGCVPVQYCEQPTNGMVYFRALCSLNSLPEDLRDYVPLFCSVITKLGCGNMDYRQQAQRMELKTGGMSVTPQVLPDLEDLDVYEQGVLLSSSCLEKNLPEMLHLWTEVFNSPHFDDEERLKVLVMMAAQELANGISYSGHMYAMTHAARCLTPTADLQEAFTGMHQVKFMKRIAESPDLTHILRKLPRIKRHLLNPDYMRCAVNAAPQKVSDAAVQVERFVGDIGSNRKERRPVRPHITERVLDPHASPGSSQSQKLISEPHFKPCQMKTFFQLPFPVNFVSECVRTVPFMHKDYASLCILARMMSAKFLHGEIREKGGAYGGGAKMGAGGLFSFYSYRYKVFILTFGTRCFQPNGYFTHFGVLISYVCIEFFFFFLRDPNSMATLSAFRGGVEWARSGKFSQQDIDEAKLSIFSAVDAPVAPSDKGLSRFLSGLTDEMRQQHRERLFAVAERDLIDVASRYLGFGQRTCGVAILGPENDIIKKDPSWVVK from the exons ATGTTCCGACAGTGTCGCACGGTGTTGAGGAGACTCAGAGACCTGAG CCTCCAGGGCCGGAACCCGTGGAGGTGGAACAGCAGCTCAGCTGCTCAGAGGGCCCTGCAGTATGAGGCTGGACAGAAGATCCACGGCTTCACTGTGCAGGAG GTCACCTCAGTCCCTGATCTTTTTCTGACTGCAGTTAAACTCACCCATGATGGCACAGGTGCCCAGTACCTACATGCAGCACGAGATGACAAGAACAACTTGTTCAG CGTTCAGTTCCGGACCACTCCTATGGACAGTACAGGGGTTCCTCACATCCTGGAGCACACAGTACTGTGTGGATCTCAGAAATACCCCTGCAGAGACCCCTTCTTCAAGATGCTCAACAGATCCCTCTCCACATTCATGAATGCTTTCACAG CTAGTGACTACACCATGTATCCCTTTTCTACTCAAAATGCAAAAGACTTCCAGAACCTTCTCTCTGTCTACCTGGATGCTGTTTTCTTCCCTTGTCTGCGAGAAATGGACTTCTG GCAGGAAGGCTGGCGGCTGGAGAACGAGAACCCCCAGGACCCCTCCTCTCCTGTAGTGTTTAAAGGTGTGGTCTTCAATGAGATGAAGGGCGCCTTT TCAAATAATGAACAGGTTTATGCTCAGCATCTACAAAATAAACTGCTGCCAGACCACACCTATTCTGTGGTGTCAGGAGGAGAACCTCTGTCCATTCCAGATCTGACCTGGGAACAGCTGAAAGAGTTCCACCAAACACACTACCACCCCAGTAACGCACG GTTCTTCACATATGGGGATCTCCCTCTAGAGCAGCATCTCAAACAAATCCATGAAGAGGCGCTGGTCAAGTTTGAACGAACAGAACCGAACACTGCAGTACCACCACAGACACAGTGGACCAATCCG AGagaaggtcatgtgacctgcagcCCTGATTCAATGGCACCAGATCCCACAAGGCAAAACACCGTCTGTGTCAGCTATCTGCTGGCAGA caTCACAGACACTTTTGAGTCCTTTACCCTGAATCTGTTGTCCTCCCTCATGGTGTCTGGACCAAACTCTCCATTTTATAAAGCTCTGATTGAGCCCAAGATTGGCTCTGACTTCTCCTCTGTTGTGGG GTATGATGGCAGCACTAGACAAGCATCATTCAGCATCGGACTGCAGGGAGTGGCCGAGTCTGACATTGAAAGCGTCAAGCACATTATCAGCCACACCGTTGATGACATCATTGC gaATGGGTTTGAGGAGGAGCAGATTGAAGCGCTGCTGCATAAGATTGAGATCCAAATGAAGCACCAGTCTACCAGCTTTGGCCTGTCCCTTGCTTCT tATATAGCTTCTTGCTGGAATCATGATGGTGACCCAGTGAAGCTGCTTCAGATTAGTCAACATGTCTCACAGTTCAGACAGTGTCTGAAAGACAACCCACGCTACCTAGAGGACAAGGTCCAGCAGTACTTTAAG AATAACAGCCACAGGCTGACCCTGTCCATGAGCCCAGATGACTCCTATCTGGAGAAGCAGGCCCAGGCTGAGGATTCCAAACTCCACCAGAAGACTCAGAGTCTTACCGAGAGCCAGCGCCAAGACATCTACAAGAAGG gtTTGGAGCTCCTCTCTGTTCAAAGTGCCACACAAGATGCCTCCTGTTTACCTGCTCTAAAGGTTACAGACATTGAATCCACCATTCAGTACACTCCTGTACAGATAAGCACAGCAG GTTGCGTGCCTGTGCAGTACTGTGAGCAGCCCACTAATGGCATGGTGTATTTCAGAGCCCTCTGCAGCCTTAACTCCCTCCCTGAGGACCTGAGGGACTACGTCCCGCTCTTCTGTAGTGTCATCACCAA GTTAGGTTGTGGGAACATGGATTATCGACAGCAGGCCCAGCGGATGGAGCTGAAAACTGGAGGGATGTCTGTTACACCACAGGTCTTACCCGATCTTGAAGACCTAGATGTGTATGAACAG GGTGTCCTCCTCTCTTCATCTTGTCTGGAGAAGAACTTACCTGAGATGTTGCACCTTTGGACTGAGGTCTTCAACAG CCCTCACTTTGATGATGAGGAGAGACTAAAGGTGCTGGTGATGATGGCAGCACAAGAACTAGCCAATGGGATCTCTTATTCTGGTCACATGTACGCAATGACCCATGCAGCCCGCTGTCTCACCCCCACAGCTGATCTGCAGGAGGCCTTCACCGGAATGCACCAG GTGAAATTCATGAAGAGAATTGCTGAGTCACCTGATCTGACCCACATTTTGCGCAAGCTGCCCCGAATCAAGAGACACCTCCTAAATCCAGACTATATGAG GTGTGCAGTTAATGCGGCACCTCAGAAGGTGTCTGACGCTGCTGTGCAGGTAGAGAGGTTTGTGGGAGATATTGGCAGCAATAGGAAGGAACGCAGGCCTGTACGTCCACACATTACTGAG aGGGTACTGGACCCTCATGCTTCTCCAGGCTCATCCCAATCTCAAAAACTCATATCC GAGCCGCACTTCAAACCATGTCAGATGAAGACCTTCTTCCAGCTGCCCTTCCCTGTCAactttgtgagtgagtgtgtgcgcacTGTGCCCTTCATGCACAAGGACTATGCCAG TCTGTGTATTCTTGCCAGAATGATGAGTGCCAAGTTCCTGCATGGAGAGATCCGAGAGAAGGGTGGGGCTTATGGGGGTGGAGCCAAAATGGGAGCAGGTGGTCTGTTCTCTTTTTACTCCTACAGGTATAAGgtctttattttaacatttggAACCAGATGTTTTCAACCGAATggttattttacacattttggtGTTTTGATTAGTTACGTCtgtattgaatttttttttttttttttaagggaccCGAACTCCATGGCAACCCTGTCAGCATTCCGTGGTGGTGTGGAGTGGGCAAGATCTGGAAAGTTCTCCCAACAGGACATAGATGAGGCCAAGTTGTCTATCTTCTCTGCAGTAGATGCTCCTGTTGCGCCGTCAGACAAAG GTTTGAGTCGGTTTCTTAGTGGGCTTACAGATGAGATGAGGCAGCAGCACCGGGAGCGCCTGTTTGCTGTGGCTGAAAGGGACCTGATCGATGTTGCCAGCAG GTATTTGGGTTTTGGTCAGCGAACATGTGGCGTGGCCATTTTGGGTCCAGAAAATGACATTATCAAGAAAGATCCTTCTTGGGTTGTCAAATAA
- the pitrm1 gene encoding presequence protease, mitochondrial isoform X3 → MDSTGVPHILEHTVLCGSQKYPCRDPFFKMLNRSLSTFMNAFTASDYTMYPFSTQNAKDFQNLLSVYLDAVFFPCLREMDFWQEGWRLENENPQDPSSPVVFKGVVFNEMKGAFSNNEQVYAQHLQNKLLPDHTYSVVSGGEPLSIPDLTWEQLKEFHQTHYHPSNARFFTYGDLPLEQHLKQIHEEALVKFERTEPNTAVPPQTQWTNPREGHVTCSPDSMAPDPTRQNTVCVSYLLADITDTFESFTLNLLSSLMVSGPNSPFYKALIEPKIGSDFSSVVGYDGSTRQASFSIGLQGVAESDIESVKHIISHTVDDIIANGFEEEQIEALLHKIEIQMKHQSTSFGLSLASYIASCWNHDGDPVKLLQISQHVSQFRQCLKDNPRYLEDKVQQYFKNNSHRLTLSMSPDDSYLEKQAQAEDSKLHQKTQSLTESQRQDIYKKGLELLSVQSATQDASCLPALKVTDIESTIQYTPVQISTAGCVPVQYCEQPTNGMVYFRALCSLNSLPEDLRDYVPLFCSVITKLGCGNMDYRQQAQRMELKTGGMSVTPQVLPDLEDLDVYEQGVLLSSSCLEKNLPEMLHLWTEVFNSPHFDDEERLKVLVMMAAQELANGISYSGHMYAMTHAARCLTPTADLQEAFTGMHQVKFMKRIAESPDLTHILRKLPRIKRHLLNPDYMRCAVNAAPQKVSDAAVQVERFVGDIGSNRKERRPVRPHITERVLDPHASPGSSQSQKLISEPHFKPCQMKTFFQLPFPVNFVSECVRTVPFMHKDYASLCILARMMSAKFLHGEIREKGGAYGGGAKMGAGGLFSFYSYRYKVFILTFGTRCFQPNGYFTHFGVLISYVCIEFFFFFLRDPNSMATLSAFRGGVEWARSGKFSQQDIDEAKLSIFSAVDAPVAPSDKGLSRFLSGLTDEMRQQHRERLFAVAERDLIDVASRYLGFGQRTCGVAILGPENDIIKKDPSWVVK, encoded by the exons ATGGACAGTACAGGGGTTCCTCACATCCTGGAGCACACAGTACTGTGTGGATCTCAGAAATACCCCTGCAGAGACCCCTTCTTCAAGATGCTCAACAGATCCCTCTCCACATTCATGAATGCTTTCACAG CTAGTGACTACACCATGTATCCCTTTTCTACTCAAAATGCAAAAGACTTCCAGAACCTTCTCTCTGTCTACCTGGATGCTGTTTTCTTCCCTTGTCTGCGAGAAATGGACTTCTG GCAGGAAGGCTGGCGGCTGGAGAACGAGAACCCCCAGGACCCCTCCTCTCCTGTAGTGTTTAAAGGTGTGGTCTTCAATGAGATGAAGGGCGCCTTT TCAAATAATGAACAGGTTTATGCTCAGCATCTACAAAATAAACTGCTGCCAGACCACACCTATTCTGTGGTGTCAGGAGGAGAACCTCTGTCCATTCCAGATCTGACCTGGGAACAGCTGAAAGAGTTCCACCAAACACACTACCACCCCAGTAACGCACG GTTCTTCACATATGGGGATCTCCCTCTAGAGCAGCATCTCAAACAAATCCATGAAGAGGCGCTGGTCAAGTTTGAACGAACAGAACCGAACACTGCAGTACCACCACAGACACAGTGGACCAATCCG AGagaaggtcatgtgacctgcagcCCTGATTCAATGGCACCAGATCCCACAAGGCAAAACACCGTCTGTGTCAGCTATCTGCTGGCAGA caTCACAGACACTTTTGAGTCCTTTACCCTGAATCTGTTGTCCTCCCTCATGGTGTCTGGACCAAACTCTCCATTTTATAAAGCTCTGATTGAGCCCAAGATTGGCTCTGACTTCTCCTCTGTTGTGGG GTATGATGGCAGCACTAGACAAGCATCATTCAGCATCGGACTGCAGGGAGTGGCCGAGTCTGACATTGAAAGCGTCAAGCACATTATCAGCCACACCGTTGATGACATCATTGC gaATGGGTTTGAGGAGGAGCAGATTGAAGCGCTGCTGCATAAGATTGAGATCCAAATGAAGCACCAGTCTACCAGCTTTGGCCTGTCCCTTGCTTCT tATATAGCTTCTTGCTGGAATCATGATGGTGACCCAGTGAAGCTGCTTCAGATTAGTCAACATGTCTCACAGTTCAGACAGTGTCTGAAAGACAACCCACGCTACCTAGAGGACAAGGTCCAGCAGTACTTTAAG AATAACAGCCACAGGCTGACCCTGTCCATGAGCCCAGATGACTCCTATCTGGAGAAGCAGGCCCAGGCTGAGGATTCCAAACTCCACCAGAAGACTCAGAGTCTTACCGAGAGCCAGCGCCAAGACATCTACAAGAAGG gtTTGGAGCTCCTCTCTGTTCAAAGTGCCACACAAGATGCCTCCTGTTTACCTGCTCTAAAGGTTACAGACATTGAATCCACCATTCAGTACACTCCTGTACAGATAAGCACAGCAG GTTGCGTGCCTGTGCAGTACTGTGAGCAGCCCACTAATGGCATGGTGTATTTCAGAGCCCTCTGCAGCCTTAACTCCCTCCCTGAGGACCTGAGGGACTACGTCCCGCTCTTCTGTAGTGTCATCACCAA GTTAGGTTGTGGGAACATGGATTATCGACAGCAGGCCCAGCGGATGGAGCTGAAAACTGGAGGGATGTCTGTTACACCACAGGTCTTACCCGATCTTGAAGACCTAGATGTGTATGAACAG GGTGTCCTCCTCTCTTCATCTTGTCTGGAGAAGAACTTACCTGAGATGTTGCACCTTTGGACTGAGGTCTTCAACAG CCCTCACTTTGATGATGAGGAGAGACTAAAGGTGCTGGTGATGATGGCAGCACAAGAACTAGCCAATGGGATCTCTTATTCTGGTCACATGTACGCAATGACCCATGCAGCCCGCTGTCTCACCCCCACAGCTGATCTGCAGGAGGCCTTCACCGGAATGCACCAG GTGAAATTCATGAAGAGAATTGCTGAGTCACCTGATCTGACCCACATTTTGCGCAAGCTGCCCCGAATCAAGAGACACCTCCTAAATCCAGACTATATGAG GTGTGCAGTTAATGCGGCACCTCAGAAGGTGTCTGACGCTGCTGTGCAGGTAGAGAGGTTTGTGGGAGATATTGGCAGCAATAGGAAGGAACGCAGGCCTGTACGTCCACACATTACTGAG aGGGTACTGGACCCTCATGCTTCTCCAGGCTCATCCCAATCTCAAAAACTCATATCC GAGCCGCACTTCAAACCATGTCAGATGAAGACCTTCTTCCAGCTGCCCTTCCCTGTCAactttgtgagtgagtgtgtgcgcacTGTGCCCTTCATGCACAAGGACTATGCCAG TCTGTGTATTCTTGCCAGAATGATGAGTGCCAAGTTCCTGCATGGAGAGATCCGAGAGAAGGGTGGGGCTTATGGGGGTGGAGCCAAAATGGGAGCAGGTGGTCTGTTCTCTTTTTACTCCTACAGGTATAAGgtctttattttaacatttggAACCAGATGTTTTCAACCGAATggttattttacacattttggtGTTTTGATTAGTTACGTCtgtattgaatttttttttttttttttaagggaccCGAACTCCATGGCAACCCTGTCAGCATTCCGTGGTGGTGTGGAGTGGGCAAGATCTGGAAAGTTCTCCCAACAGGACATAGATGAGGCCAAGTTGTCTATCTTCTCTGCAGTAGATGCTCCTGTTGCGCCGTCAGACAAAG GTTTGAGTCGGTTTCTTAGTGGGCTTACAGATGAGATGAGGCAGCAGCACCGGGAGCGCCTGTTTGCTGTGGCTGAAAGGGACCTGATCGATGTTGCCAGCAG GTATTTGGGTTTTGGTCAGCGAACATGTGGCGTGGCCATTTTGGGTCCAGAAAATGACATTATCAAGAAAGATCCTTCTTGGGTTGTCAAATAA